Part of the Halostagnicola larsenii XH-48 genome, GGTTAGATCAACTCATGTGGGCCTCGGTGGTCGGGAACGTCGCCGTCGCTGGGATCCAGGCTGTACTGCTCGGAATCGGACTCGTCATTGCCGGCGTCCCGGCGGTCATCTTTCTCACCGTGGCCACGTTCATCCTCACGCTGTTGCCGCTCGTCGGTGCGTTCGGAATCTGGATCCCGGCAGCGGCCTACCTCGTAACGGTCGGCCGTCCGACCGCCGGCGCGGTAATGGTCGTCTACGGGCTATTGGTCACCTTCTCGGACTCGTATCTCCGTCCGGCCCTGATCGGTCAAACAGCTGCGTTCAACTCCGCCATCGTCGTTATCGGCATCTTCGGCGGACTCATCGCCTTCGGGGCCGTCGGGCTGTTCATCGGACCCGTCGTCCTCGGCGGCGCGAAGCTCACCCTCGACGAATTCGCTCGAGAACTCACCGGAGACCCAGACCCCGCCCAGTCGCTCGAGAGTACCGATCGTTCATCGTCCGAGTGAGGCCGTACCGATAAACGGCTCCATTCGGAAAACGAGAATCAGACACATGCGGTACGTCCAACGTGAAAGATGACAGCACGTATTTGCGTTCGATCCCCGCCACCCGCGCGTTAGTGCCCAGAGGCGAGATGAAGACCGACGATCCCAACGACGATGAGACTAATACAGACTACCCTGGCCAGCGAGGCCGGCTCGTCGAAGAGGACGATTCCAAGCGAAGCAGTGCCGACAGCTCCGATACCAGTCCAGACTGCATATGCCGTCCCGACGGGAAGATCCTTGACCGCCTGAGCGAGAAGAATCATGCTAATAACGAGAGCGAGGACGGTCCCGAGCGTGGGCAGCGGCTTCGAGAGTCCATCTGAGTATTCGAGCCCGACAGCCCAGCCGATTTCGAACAGTCCCGCGACCAGTAAAATATACCACGACATTTCGTCTCGGGTCTACACATCCACTACGGCTAAAATTTCTGTTCGTAGCCGACACACCAGATAGTCGCACTTTCGGAGGACGATTTTGATGGGTGACTTATGGGCAGTGTAGCTGACTGTGAATGGGCTGATCAGTAGAGCTTGCGTATTGACCGTGGTGCTTGATGCGGATAGTTTGTGAATAACATAGTAGACACTGCTACGCACAGCCCCATCACAATTATCGCATTCGACGGAGAGTGACAGATTATGTTCCCAGAATGCATCGAGACGGAGCGTCTTCAACTTGAACGGATTTCACACAGTTCTATTGACGTATTTGACCTTTATGAACTCTACCGCGACGCGGATGAGGCCGAGGAGATGTTCAAATATTGGGATTCTCCTCCCCATAAGACGATGAAAGAAACGCATGATTATGTCGATCAGGCCGAACAGTTATGGGGCGAGAGAGAGGGTGCGAAGTACGTGATTCGACCGAAGCAAGGAGAAGACGGAGCAAGTGATATTGCTGGCACAACAGGGGTATACCCAGAATGGGAAAAACGTTCTGCCAACCTGGGTATCCTTTTAGATAAACGATTTTGGGGACGGGGATACTCTGGAGAGCGGGCTGATGCCATTCTCTCCGTCGTGTTTGACCGGCTTGACCTGGAGCTTGTTGTTGCCTCTCATATCGACGGGAACAAACAGTCTCAACAAGCAATCGAAAAGTATGTTGAACGGTATGGGGGCCAATACGATGGCCTTCTCCGTAATTGGCTTTCGATGCCAGATACTGTTGCTGACGTTCACAGATATACGATTTCGAAAGAGCAGTATTTCGAAGCGACCAACGCTAAGTAGCTCCCCTGTACCTACCGATCAGTACAGAGGGTATATCCAGCAGTTTGACGCTACTCAATTGTCACCCTGAAGTGAATCACGGTCACGGACCGGAGATCTCCCTACGCCGAAGGCTGAGCGGGTTGTGCCGGCCCAGTGAATCAGTATGTTCGAAGTCACTGGGGACAGAGGAAATACACATGAATCGTTCCAACTCGCCCGAAGCGGGGTTCATCCACCCGGACGGGGCTAACGCCGAAGCCGTCCGGGACCTCGCCGAGGACGTTCTTGATCAGCTCCTCGAACAGCTCGGAGCGGCGGAAGAGCGGTCGCCGTTACCAGACGAATCGACCGTCCCTACGGTCAGGATTCCAGCGTCTCCACGGTCCCAGAACGACCTTCTCGGCGACCTCGAGACGATCGTTGCGGGATCGATGAACCCCGCTCATCCGGGATACATCGGCCACATGGACACGATGCCGACGACGGTGTCGGTGCTAGGTGACCTCGTCGCATCGGCAGTCAACAACAACATGTTGAGCGTGGAGATGTCGCCAGTATTCTCGGAACTCGAGGTCCAGTTGATCGAGACCATCGCCAGCGAGTTCGGCCTCGGGCCCGACGCTGGCGGGATCCTCGCCAGCGGCGGCTCGCTCGCGAACCTTCACGCCCTGGCAGTCGCCCGGAACCACGCGTTCGACGTTCACAAGGGTGGACTCACCGGACTGGATCGCAAGCCGGTGTTGTTCGCGTCCGAGGTGGCACACACGTCGCTCCAGAAAGCCGCGATGGTGCTCGGGCTCGGGACCGAGACCGTCGTCGCGGTCGAGACGGACGCGGACTCCCGACTGAAGCCGAGCGCGCTGAAGCGGGCGGTCGAACGGGCCGAACGAGGCGGCTGCGTGCCCTTCTGCGTCGTCGCGACCGCTGGCACGACCACGACGGGGAACATCGATCCGCTCCCGGCGGTCCGTGATATCGCCGATGAACACGACCTGTGGCTACACGTCGATGCAGCCTACGGCGGTGCCCTCGTCTTCTCCGAGGCCGAGCGTGGACGACTCGACGGGATTGAGGCCGCGGACTCGGTTACGTTCAACCCCCAGAAGTGGTGTTACGTCGCGAAGACGTGTGCGATGGTACTGTTCGCCGACGCCGACGTACTTCAGGAGGATTTCCGAATTGGGGCACCGTACATGCGGGGCGACGATGCGATTCCGAATCTCGGCGAGCTGAGCGTCCAAGGGACCCGGCGAGCGGAGGTCCTGAAACTCTGGCTCACCTTCCAGCACCTCGGTCGCGAGGGACTCGGACAGTTGATCGACGAGAGCTACCGCCTGACGGCTGTGATTCGCAACCGCGTCGCCGAACACGACGCGTTGGAGCTGGCCAGCGAGCCAGAGCTGAACCTCGTCTGTTTCCGTGCTGCGCCCGACTGGTGTCCACCAGACGAGCAGGATGCGCTCAACGGGCGGCTCCAGCGGCGGCTGCTCTCCGAGCAGGATATCTTTGTTTCGCTACCGACCTATAGGGACAACCGGTGGCTCCGGGTCGTCCTATTGAATCCATTCACCGACGAGACGACGCTCGACCGGCTGTTCAACGGGATCGACGTGTTTCTGGACGCGGAACGACCGTAGTCTGCTGTACGTGACTTCGTGAGCGATACGCAGTACTACTTAACAGATGTTCCGATGGGTAGGTTGAGTGAACTAAGATATAGCTATATGGAGTTTATAGATGCGCTGTATCGGACGATAGTGGAGACCGCTCGAGACTGCTCCGCACCTACTCGTCGTCAGACTCGCCACGGGCAGCGAGAAGTTCGTCGATCAGCCCATCCGTATCGTCGGCCGCGAGCCGAAAGGCCGCGTCGTAGAACTCTCGGCCCGTCAAGTTTCGCACGTCGTGTTCGGTTCGTAACTGTGCATCGACGAGTGCGCGAGCATCCTCGAGATCGTCTATCGTTTCGGGCCGCACGTAGACCGTTTTCTTCGTCGTATCGTCAAACGGAAACGCCGCCGGCTCCGAATCAGACACACTCTCCTCGCGTTCGAGTTCGTCGGTGTCCGACTCACTCGTCGTCTCCTCGACCGATTCAGGTTCCGGCTCCTCGTCCTCGACGGCGCTTCCCAGACCAGCGAACCGATTATCATCAGGCACCGAGGACACCTCCGCGTTCGACGACCGCCGCAAGCGCATCCAGCCGCTCGAGCATGTCACTCTCCGGATCGTACTCCGCGAGCGGGACCCCTTCACGCCATGCACGCCGGAACGCGATGCGTTCGCGAATTCCCGGTCCGGGCGAATCCGGATCGTCGAAGTGATCGGTGCGAGCGAACTCGGGGAGATACTTCCCGAACTCCGACTCCTCGAGGTTGCCGATAATACGCTTTTCCTCGTTGTCCCCGGAGAGCGCGTTCGGTACGATGGCCATGATATCGAGGTCGATCTCCTTTCTGATCGGCGTGATCTGCTGGGTGTACATGCGCTCGAACCCGCTGACGCTCGGTTCGCTCATCCGGAGCGGTACGATCACGTTCTGCGTCGAGATCAGTGATGCATCCGCGAGCGGACCCAGATTCGGCGGCGAATCGACGACGACGTAATCGTACGTGTCCTCGAGGACGGGATCGATGATCTCGTTTCTGATCCAGAGCTCGCCGAACGTCGCGCTCCGAATGCTGTTTTCGACGCTATCTAAGTCCTCGTTGGCCGGGAGCACGTCGAACGAGCCGGCCTCCCGGATAACGTCTCCGAGCGTCGTCTCGGAACTGTCCTCGAGAACGTGTCCGATGTGGACATCGTTTTGGTAGGCATCGGCGAGGCCGACACCTTCCGTCGCGTTTCCTTGCTGGTCGAGGTCGACCAGCAAGACGTCGTTCGATCGATTTGCGAGCCGTTCTGCGAGATTGATCGCAACCGTCGTCTTGCCGACGCCGCCTTTTTGCAAAGCGACGCTTACGGCGCGTTGGTCACTCATATTGGTTAACACCTCGTTCGCCGTCTCCACCGTCGAGGCCGTTTTGGCAGTTCACACGGCTCGAGCCTTGTAGAAGGTTCACACATTGTAGACGTTCTACAAAGTTTGCGCGTTGCGGACTGCGGAGTGTATGGGTGGGGCGGGTGTCTGAACGACACACCATCGATGAACAGCGAAAATCGATCGTCCAGAGGAAACGGTTCCAAATTCGAGCGAACCGCCTACCCCACATCGCTGACAGCCCATAACGTCTAAGCTTTTTACACAGTGTAGAAGGCCTACGCCGTGCAAACTGTGTACACAGTTTATAGGTTCGGAGTTGGGGCAGTAGCGCGATAATTATCCAAAGAATAGCCTGTAGAGCGGCTATACCTTTGTTCAAGCACGAACGCCGTGTACACAGTGTGGACATTGTATCCTAGTACTCGAGCGACACCGCGAGCCGGGTCCAGTGGAAACGTCGAATGACAGCAGAATCGTCACAGTGAGATGACTTAACACTGCCGGAAACGTTCACACAGTATACAGCGTTTTAGATGTTTACACATTGTACGCTGTCTAGAATAAGACCACAAAAGAGCCGTTCCTTATACGAACACCGGTCGAAAGTTCACACAGTGTAAACCTTGTGGAAATTCGAGATGGGATAGACAGTACGACATCCAGAACGTGTTCTAACTCGACAGTCCACATCGTCCGCACAGCGAGAACAGTAGAGACGTTCGAGACAGTTACAACATCGTACGCGTCTTCCGAGGTGCAAACCGTTACCGAAGTTTGAGACGTGAACACATTCTACACTTCGCAAACATTGTAAAATGTCCTCGACGGAATAGATGTAATTCGAACCGTGCAGCGAGAGGAGTCAATGAAATCGAACACGGAAGATATGGACTGACAAAGTCAAATCCACACAGTGTACAAAGTGTGAACAGTTCGAGAGCGTCCCCTTGAAGGAATTTGTCTCTGGAACTGGGTGATGAACTCCCGTGACCAACCATCAAATTCTGCCGCGTAACACACACTGTTCAGGTCTATGAGGACATCCCAAGCACATCACGACCTGCTCTTGCGCAAACTGAGCTACTAGCGAGTGTCTCAAACGATCACTCAAAGCACACAATCAAGAAGGATTTGTTACTGTTCCCAGATTATTGGTAACTACCATATGTACGAAGTGCTCGACGACACAACGGCTCAGGTCATCCTCGCTATTGAGAGTGGTGACTCCATCCGTCGTGTCGCACAGCACATCCATACGCCGTACGAGACGGTGAGACCAGCCGTCAACCGGCTCGAGGATGCAGGTTTGTCCGCTATAATAACGGACTTTCGGTCGCCGACGACCGCTGCAGATCGTCCTCGACCCTCGGCCGACGCTCGAAATCGAGCATGTCGAAGGCTACCCGGTAATCTCGAGAACGATCGAATATATGCGCGAGCACTACGCCCAGTTCCAGTCAGCGCTGGCGATGCTCGAGCGAATGTACGACGACCTTGACCTCGGTGTCGCCTATCGGGAGACAGAACGGGCGCAAACATGAGTTTCCACAACCGGAGTGATTTCGGGACAACAGCTGTCTCGACGCAAACACTCACAGCCCTCTAAGAGTATCTGTCTGAACAAGCTGATCAACTGGGTTGACAACGGTTAGGAGGTTTACACATTGTACAATGTGTACAAAGTGTAGACTTCGTATACAGTGTGCGAATTGAGCGTGGAGTTCGTGCGAGATCCGATCGCAAAATATGATGCGCTAGATGAAATCGGTCCGCCGTCTGGGATAGCTCGCTCCAACAAAACTCTCAGACGGAGAAACTAATTCAGTGGTTAAGTAGCCCCAAACCCTGCACGGTGGGGAGATTCCAGTCGTAAGTAACCGCGACTAACCGAGTCACGACAGTAACAACTGCACACACTCCGGCAGCGGTACTTCCGGATGCTCCTACGGTGCCTGCGATAACGTATGCACCCGCGCCGAACACTGCACAACTCGCGTAGAAATCGTCAAAGAGGATAAACGGAGACTTGTCGAGAAGGATATCTGCAAACGCGCCACCGCCCACCGCATTGATCGTTCCGATGGCGACGACGCCGAATGCCGAAACGCCCGCCTCCGTTGCGACGATAGCACCAGTCGTCGTAAAAGCGGCGAGGCCGATAGCATCCGAGACGAGCGTGATCGGATGGGTATCCGGAGACGGCAAGACGACGCTCAATGCGATCGCTAGGCTAACGCCGAGTAATCCCAAACCGATTTCGATCGGGGACTGAAGCGCTAATGGTACTCGAGTCACGAGGAGGTCCCGCGTCGCCCCACCGGCAAACGCCATTGCCAGTCCAACGATAGTAATTCCGAATACGTCGAACTCCTCACGGATCGCCTTCGATGATCCGACGAGTGCGAACGCGACCAGGCCGATCGTGTTCATAACAGCAAATGGGTCCCCGAATAATACTGTGATGAGATCCTGACTCACTGGTGGGGGCTACGAGAGCAGTTCTCTTGAGTGCTACGTATGCGATGCTCTCTTCGCGATCCACCTGGACCGTAACACAGGCGATCGCTATATGATCCGGATTGACTGTTGCCAATCCGCGTCTCTTCCGGCATCACCTCTCGACAG contains:
- the sugE gene encoding quaternary ammonium compound efflux SMR transporter SugE; protein product: MSWYILLVAGLFEIGWAVGLEYSDGLSKPLPTLGTVLALVISMILLAQAVKDLPVGTAYAVWTGIGAVGTASLGIVLFDEPASLARVVCISLIVVGIVGLHLASGH
- a CDS encoding GNAT family N-acetyltransferase, with translation MFPECIETERLQLERISHSSIDVFDLYELYRDADEAEEMFKYWDSPPHKTMKETHDYVDQAEQLWGEREGAKYVIRPKQGEDGASDIAGTTGVYPEWEKRSANLGILLDKRFWGRGYSGERADAILSVVFDRLDLELVVASHIDGNKQSQQAIEKYVERYGGQYDGLLRNWLSMPDTVADVHRYTISKEQYFEATNAK
- a CDS encoding pyridoxal phosphate-dependent decarboxylase family protein, coding for MNRSNSPEAGFIHPDGANAEAVRDLAEDVLDQLLEQLGAAEERSPLPDESTVPTVRIPASPRSQNDLLGDLETIVAGSMNPAHPGYIGHMDTMPTTVSVLGDLVASAVNNNMLSVEMSPVFSELEVQLIETIASEFGLGPDAGGILASGGSLANLHALAVARNHAFDVHKGGLTGLDRKPVLFASEVAHTSLQKAAMVLGLGTETVVAVETDADSRLKPSALKRAVERAERGGCVPFCVVATAGTTTTGNIDPLPAVRDIADEHDLWLHVDAAYGGALVFSEAERGRLDGIEAADSVTFNPQKWCYVAKTCAMVLFADADVLQEDFRIGAPYMRGDDAIPNLGELSVQGTRRAEVLKLWLTFQHLGREGLGQLIDESYRLTAVIRNRVAEHDALELASEPELNLVCFRAAPDWCPPDEQDALNGRLQRRLLSEQDIFVSLPTYRDNRWLRVVLLNPFTDETTLDRLFNGIDVFLDAERP
- a CDS encoding ParA family protein, with the translated sequence MSDQRAVSVALQKGGVGKTTVAINLAERLANRSNDVLLVDLDQQGNATEGVGLADAYQNDVHIGHVLEDSSETTLGDVIREAGSFDVLPANEDLDSVENSIRSATFGELWIRNEIIDPVLEDTYDYVVVDSPPNLGPLADASLISTQNVIVPLRMSEPSVSGFERMYTQQITPIRKEIDLDIMAIVPNALSGDNEEKRIIGNLEESEFGKYLPEFARTDHFDDPDSPGPGIRERIAFRRAWREGVPLAEYDPESDMLERLDALAAVVERGGVLGA
- a CDS encoding trimeric intracellular cation channel family protein — its product is MNTIGLVAFALVGSSKAIREEFDVFGITIVGLAMAFAGGATRDLLVTRVPLALQSPIEIGLGLLGVSLAIALSVVLPSPDTHPITLVSDAIGLAAFTTTGAIVATEAGVSAFGVVAIGTINAVGGGAFADILLDKSPFILFDDFYASCAVFGAGAYVIAGTVGASGSTAAGVCAVVTVVTRLVAVTYDWNLPTVQGLGLLNH